A genome region from Oceanivirga salmonicida includes the following:
- a CDS encoding Imm44 family immunity protein, translating to MKLWMSSEYSVGIGDKLRLARNYVEKVINEKINKKKYMLEEYLEGWDCISIIMNMKNHEYIERTIYSKKKKDMDFRLQIDYEEFDNTDDLGRQRLIYEMLDRSLDILLEKKKLPLDAIEELRADVKEVAKEQGWI from the coding sequence ATGAAATTATGGATGTCATCAGAATATAGTGTAGGTATAGGAGATAAGTTAAGATTAGCAAGAAATTATGTAGAAAAAGTAATAAATGAAAAAATAAATAAAAAAAAATATATGTTAGAAGAATACTTAGAAGGATGGGATTGTATTTCTATAATAATGAACATGAAAAATCATGAATATATAGAAAGAACAATTTATTCGAAAAAGAAAAAAGATATGGATTTTAGATTACAAATAGATTATGAAGAATTTGATAATACAGATGATTTAGGAAGACAAAGATTAATATATGAAATGTTAGATAGAAGTTTAGATATATTATTAGAGAAAAAGAAATTACCATTAGATGCAATAGAAGAATTAAGAGCCGATGTAAAGGAAGTAGCCAAAGAGCAAGGGTGGATTTAA